Proteins encoded together in one Telopea speciosissima isolate NSW1024214 ecotype Mountain lineage chromosome 4, Tspe_v1, whole genome shotgun sequence window:
- the LOC122657723 gene encoding protein ECERIFERUM 26-like: MVVPDNTKGGNMIFDMRLSSVVPARLTGTDVIHEPINMDLAMKLHYVRAVYYFRSSLVVEGFGVYTVKEALFRWFNLYSHSCGRFNRSESGRPFIKCNDCGARFIEAKCSKSLDEWLEMESLSLHNLLVSNQVLGPDLDFSPLVLIQMTTFKCGGKALGFSWAHVLGDAFSLSEFLNLLGQIMSGHHPPNSPTLPKPAESKATNKPNNPQSFLVEPLSVKRVEPVGDHWIAANNCKMENYSFHITAQQLKAMSSKKFFPTTKIPLFESLSAVFWQCLARVREGSEPKTLTICRNREKEITNLSSNKQTINTVQVDFSVTEADPNVLAEMIMESQKVDETNKIEEMVEQDQGLSDLIIYGANLTFVDLEKADLYGLELKKQKPSFVNYTIDGVGDEGLILVMKDHPGNVNGDEGRTVTVILPENQILKLKDELGREWSIA; this comes from the exons atGGTTGTTCCAGACAACACCAAAGGTGGAAACATGATCTTTGATATGAGATTATCGTCGGTGGTACCGGCACGACTGACCGGAACAGATGTGATCCATGAACCAATTAATATGGATTTGGCAATGAAGCTTCATTACGTAAGAGCTGTTTACTACTTTAGAAGTAGTTTGGTGGTTGAAGGGTTTGGTGTTTACACTGTCAAAGAAGCCTTATTTAGATGGTTTAACCTCTATTCCCATAGTTGTGGAAGGTTCAATAGATCTGAATCAGGTCGTCCATTCATCAAGTGTAACGATTGTGGGGCACGGTTCATTGAAGCCAAATGCAGTAAGAGCCTTGATGAATGGCTGGAAAtggagtccttatctcttcacAACCTTCTTGTTTCCAATCAAGTCCTTGGTCCTGACTTGGATTTCTCTCCACTCGTCCTTAtacag ATGACTACTTTCAAATGTGGAGGAAAGGCACTGGGCTTCAGTTGGGCTCATGTCCTTGGAGATGCATTCTCACTTTCTGAATTCCTCAACTTGTTGGGCCAAATCATGTCTGGTCATCACCCACCTAACTCACCCACCCTACCAAAACCTGCAGAATCCAAAGCTACTAATAAACCTAATAACCCACAATCGTTTTTGGTTGAACCACTTTCAGTGAAACGGGTTGAACCGGTTGGAGACCATTGGATAGCTGCCAATAACTGTAAGATGGAAAACTATTCTTTCCATATCACAGCACAACAATTGAAGGCCATGAGTTCAAAGAAGTTTTTTCCAACTACCAAAATCCCACTATTTGAATCTCTCTCTGCTGTCTTCTGGCAATGCTTAGCAAGAGTTAGAGAAGGATCAGAACCAAAAACTCTGACCATATGCCGAAACAGAGAGAAGGAAATAACTAATTTGAGCAGCAACAAACAGACAATAAACACTGTTCAGGTTGATTTCTCTGTCACAGAAGCTGATCCGAATGTATTGGCAGAAATGATCATGGAAAGTCAGAAGGTGGATGAAACAAACAAGATTGAAGAAATGGTGGAGCAGGATCAAGGGTTGTCTGATTTGATCATTTATGGTGCAAATCTAACATTTGTGGATCTGGAAAAGGCTGACCTTTATGGATTGGAGTTGAAGAAACAGAAACCAAGTTTTGTGAATTATACAATTGATGGGGTAGGAGATGAAGGACTCATTTTAGTGATGAAGGATCATCCAGGAAATGTCAATGGCGACGAAGGAAGGACTGTGACTGTCATTCTTCCAGAAAATCAGATATTGAAGCTAAAAGACGAGCTCGGAAGAGAATGGTCTATTGCTTGA